CTTCCTAAAAGTGTGCGATAGTACAGTGACAATCTTGCAAATTTGAAATTATCCTGCAGTAGATTTAAGCACATCTTCACAGGCCACTGCACGTCTGCAATAATAGCATGTCTGCAATAGCATTGGTTCTTGTCAGTCATCATttcaaaatcatagaatcatagattagtttaggttggaagggacctttaaaggtcatttagtccacccccctgcaatgagcagggacatcttcaactagatcaggttgctcagagccccatccagcctgacccAGAATGTTTCCAGGGGTgaggcatctaccacctctctgggcaacctgttccagtgtttcaccaccgtcattgtaaaaaatttcttccttctatctagtctaaatctacgctcttttagtttaaaaccattacctcttgtcctgtcacaacACGTTGTGGAGATCCAAAAAGAGATGTCTCCTTGGGTGGGAGCATAATAGGAGTTTATGATTTGACCCCTGAGCTATAGCCAGCAGTGCACATGCCTTTGTTGATCAGTCCAGCTTCCTCACAGTGATTTGGAATCCAGTGGCCAAATTAAACTAAATTTGGTAAATGGCTAACAACCTGAAAGTACTAAATCTGTacaattttcatgaaaaaaagctgctgagcacagaaaagaataattaattACCTCCCTAAAAGTCAGGCTACAGTGTGTACTTTATCCATTATTTAACACCAAAGAACTCATGCAATTCAGTGACCATGACCTTCCATGTTTTTAAGTAAGTTGTTAAATCTTAAGATAGATTTACTGGTAACTGTATATCTCAGCAGTTTGTAGAACACCAGTTGCCTCTTTGCTAGTTTGAATTAGTAAGAATAGCTGGGGAAACCACACCCTAAGATTCATTGCAGTGCTTAAACAAAACTAACACACTTCCATATTGGGGGCTTTTTTCTTGTCTCCTAGCAAAACTGCCCACCAGCCCACAGCAACTAACCAGTAAGACTGGTACTTTTCTCCACTTTTGCCTAAATGTGTTCAGAACTCACATGAGTATTGCATTCAAAGCATTGAACTGTGAATTCAAATAAGGCTCCCCACAAAGAGAACTAAAGACCTCTGACCTGTTGCACATCTAACCAGTGGATGGCATGGACTAGAATACAGAAACTGAAGTTCTAAAAGAACAACTTACACAGTTATGCTTTACTGATCTAGCACTGCATGGAAATATTAATGCCATtttcaatatattaaaaaaagaaaattaaagtaaGAAATCCCATCTATGTCTTACAAGAACGCCAGCATTTTTCCTTACATGGTCTGTGtcccagcttctgctgctcttgacacaatgaaaactgaattcCTGCAGTGGTTTGTTTGTCTACTAAAGCACTCCCTGGGATAAAAGACAGAAGAGACATGTAAAATATTACTATTGGAACAAGTTGTTATTTTACCAGAGATGATGAAAGAACATCAGTAGAACAATACTTTGGAAGGGCAACATAATAATTGGAGATTGCACTGCTGAGAGCACTATAAGAGCCTTCTTCATGATTTTGGAAGAACAGCAAGTTTATTAGAATTaactgcaatttattttattccacttTAGCTTTTAAGCAGACTTCCTGTTGAAGTTTCAAAGGGATGACAGATTAGATGCAATTAAAGTTCATCTCTAGTTTCCTATAATCATAGAAGCACAAGTAAATGCTCATAAAGTTTGTTCTTTTACTACTGAGTTTCTATGGCCTTTTACTGAGAGTATATTGTTTACAGCAGCTTGGAGGGCATTGAAATTGCAAACATCCAGAGAAGAATGTTCAGACCCTTGAGAAATCTTTCCCACATGTAAGTAGATTATTCCAGTTTGCTTTCTTTGGTCTGAATTTTACAATTTACAGAATACTGGATAACTGAAAGTGAAAGTGTATGAAAAGCAGCATGTGAGCAGTTGTCAAATTTTGAcagtttttaattaacttttcttctttcagaatatGTTTTCTCAGTGGTTACTAGAGAGTTTTGATATTCTGGTAACCAAACTAGAACCATCTcttatctgtttttctttcttacaaccagatattttaagaaattcCAGTACTGTGGATATGCCCCTCATGTGCGCAGCTGTAAGCCCAATACTGATGGGATTTCATCCCTTGAGAATCTTTTGGCTAGCATAATACAGAGAGTGTTTGTCTGGGTTGTATCTGCCATCACCtgctttggaaatatttttgttatctGCATGAGGCCTTACATCAGATCGGAGAATAAGCTCCACGCCATCTCAATAATGTCTCTCTGCTGTGAGTACTCCATGTGTAAAAGTAAAAGAATATTGGGTTTGTCTGCTCATAGCATGTATAATATTTGTTATTACAATACAGTTACATATTTCCAGCACTGGATTAACTGAACTTTCATGCTGTTGTGAATGACAATAGAAAATGCTGTATCTTATGCACCACAAGGTCTCATTAAACGCTGCCTTCGGCAGCTGATGAATTCCAAAGGTTTCATGTTTGATTTTAATGTTGCGGGTACTGTGTTAAATTCTCACTTTCTtcagcaagaagaaataaaattcaaaaattttcaaaggccCATAAACCTAGATTTTACTATGCATTTTTGAGTAAACAGCAATTTGCATGTGTAAATGTTGTGTTCAAGAtagttattctttttttgcacGAGCAAAAAGTTACTTATGCAAATATAGAAAATCAATCCCTCCTAGCTCCCCAATATTAAGAATTAGGGGGTTTTATTTTAGTCCTAAGACCAAGACAAGTTTATGGATGAACTATTTGTCAGTACAGTCACTACAATCATGAGTACCTTGTCTCAGTACAGGAGAGTCTATTTCACAAATACAGTTAGTTCCATTTTGAAAGATAATTGTCAACAGTGTATAAAACGATTGCAACATTTCTAAATACAGCATGTCAGTGATTTTGAAACTTTGTTGTTTCTATGGGAACGATCTGAATACTATGCAAAACTTCCAGCCAAAATACCCGAGAAGCCTTCAGCTCTCTGTTGACAACTCCTCTTCCCTTATTAGTCTTAGAAGACTATGCACATCAGTTTTGAACTAGCATAAGGTGGACAAACCAAAACTAAACTTTGAATCCAGCAGAGATGCTCTACTCAAAGCAAATTATCTTAAGCCAAATGTCAATACCAAAAGGAATAAGACCTAATGAAAAAAGCATTGCaagaatatttctgtaaatgaaGCCGTATCTTTTTCTACATGCAAACCAATTTTATCTGAACTTCAAAAAATCAGGTTGGAAACAAGTATGAAACATAGACTGTCGGtccaaatgaaaattaaaagaaaaaaaaaaaggaggaatagAACTGAATTATACCACCTTAATTGTAAGTCACAATAGCATTCAACTATAATATTGattttatatctatatattaGCTGACTTATAAATATGTACTCATGTGTGTATGTCTATTTTTCCAATAGACATACACAGACAGAATGGGAAATTCAGATGTGTAAATAATGATGTTAAGCGCTGTGCCCACAGGTGCTGACTGTCTGATgggaatatatttatttgtgaTTGGAGCGTTCGATCTTAAATATCGCGGAGAATACAACAAGCACGCTCAGTTGTGGATGGACAGTATTCATTGTCAATTGGTGGGATCGCTGGCTATTCTGTCTACAGAGGTGTCAGTCTTACTGTTGACTTACCTGACTTTGGAAAAATACATCTGCATAGTTTATCCTTTTAGGTGTTTGAAGCCCAGAAAATGCAGGACAATTTCCATTTTGGTTCTTATCTGGATAATTGggtttgctgttgcttttatcCCACTGAGCAATAAGGAATTTTTCAGGAACTACTATGGCACCAACggtgtctgttttcctcttcactCAGAACAATCAGAAAGTTCGGGAAGTCAGATTTattctgttgtcatttttttaggtaagttgcatttcttctttatatatGATTAGAGCTGCAAATGAACTTAATTTTCAAGCAAATAAGATAGCTTTGCTATGATGTTCACACCTTGCATTTAGATGCTCCAGTAAGCACTTAAAGACTTTTTTCAGCCTGAATATTTTACTGTATTAGATAGATACTTACATAGCTTAAAATGCATGAAGgcctgaaaaagcagaaagaaactaATGACCGATAAGTTCCTGAGTGAACAGACTTTGTCAGAAAGTAGAGCAATGGTAAGACCAGAGGAGAACTACATAGTTTGGATCAGAAGGCAGCCATTTGTCAGGTGTCAATGAATGAAATAAATACCTAAGCAGAGGCCAAAATTCAGTGTTCAGGTGAAGACAGACTCAAGATTTTCTGGCCACTTAATTCTATGGGACCAGCAGTTTAGATGAAACACTTTTCTTTACTACCCAGCCTGCAAGTAGGTGATGTGGAATTACCATTATGCTGTTAAATTATAACTCATTTTAACTTCCTAAACAGGTGTAAACTTGGCAGCTTTTATCATCATTGTGTTTTCCTACGGCAGTATGTTCTACAGTGTTCACCAAACTGCTATTATGGCTACTGAAATCCAGAATCATATTAAAAAAGAGATGATCCTTGCTAAAcgttttttcttcattgtattTACTGATGCACTATGTTGGAtacccatttttattttgaaactccTTTCTTTACTTCAAGTAGAAATACCAGGTATGTCCTTTTGTGAGGCTGTTTCAACTGTGTCTGTATAAACAGTGTTGTTTCTACTTCAGAAGAAGAATTTAATATATTGAACTATATTACTATAATGAACCCTATGTTATATATCtctatatatgtacacacactaTAATGAAGTATGTAGTTTTACTACTGAATTGCACGATATTACTATAATCATCAAAGATTAGTCACCTGTGAGTCAGCCAAAAGAACCCCAAAATTCAAATCGTTCAAGTCTGTCTCCATAGAATATCtataaaacatacaaaatatatttgaaaaccaAGGTTGAATTGCATTGGCTTTTCTCATCTTATGGCTTTTGCTGGTTCTGTTGCTTAAATGTGGCTCAGGACAATACAGTGTTTCCTATCTTGATTTAACAATATAATTGTTATCCTGAAATAACTTTCTTTTACAAACTGGTACTTATAGTTCAAAACATTAAGTTATATAAAGCTCTGCTTATCTTCTTTATGCTATGAATATATTCCCATGTAAAAATAGTGTAAcctaaaagattaaaaattgcaccttatttttttccttctttttgcaaTACCAGTAAATGCCTGAAAAATAGCCTCTTTATGCAGGGCTTGT
The Haliaeetus albicilla chromosome 1, bHalAlb1.1, whole genome shotgun sequence DNA segment above includes these coding regions:
- the RXFP1 gene encoding relaxin receptor 1 isoform X3, which gives rise to MNQALTAFFSKVQKEMMNNSLAHLPGKPLCQYMPRLNWLDLEGNHIHHVRNVTFISCNTLTVLVMRRNKISSLNENSFSSLQMLDELDLASNKIESLPPYIFKDLKELSQLNLSYNPIKKIQIDQFDFLIKLKSLSLEGIEIANIQRRMFRPLRNLSHIYFKKFQYCGYAPHVRSCKPNTDGISSLENLLASIIQRVFVWVVSAITCFGNIFVICMRPYIRSENKLHAISIMSLCCADCLMGIYLFVIGAFDLKYRGEYNKHAQLWMDSIHCQLVGSLAILSTEVSVLLLTYLTLEKYICIVYPFRCLKPRKCRTISILVLIWIIGFAVAFIPLSNKEFFRNYYGTNGVCFPLHSEQSESSGSQIYSVVIFLGVNLAAFIIIVFSYGSMFYSVHQTAIMATEIQNHIKKEMILAKRFFFIVFTDALCWIPIFILKLLSLLQVEIPGTITSWVVIFILPINSALNPLLYTLTTRPFKEMIHQVWYNYRQRRSKRGKGSQKTYGPSFIWVEMWPMHEITPKATKPVLCTDSSDASVTTQSTRLNSYM